The Takifugu rubripes chromosome 3, fTakRub1.2, whole genome shotgun sequence genome contains a region encoding:
- the smim1 gene encoding small integral membrane protein 1: protein MESNNPGSVHYNRWNEDNINIDVEGSQPTLTRIYNRTCTGTVGIVVKSAGALCALVGIYLIGYVTGYYVHRC from the exons ATGGAGTCCAACAATCCCGGGAGTGTGCATTATAATCGCTGGAATGAGGACAACATCAACATAGATGTAGAGGGATCGCAACCTACTTTAACAAG GATCTACAACAGAACGTGCACTGGCACGGTTGGGATTGTAGTGAAGTCTGCCGGAGCGTTGTGTGCACTGGTGGGCATTTACCTGATTGGATACGTGACAGGATACTACGTCCACCGCTGCTGA